In one Dama dama isolate Ldn47 chromosome 5, ASM3311817v1, whole genome shotgun sequence genomic region, the following are encoded:
- the MRPS23 gene encoding small ribosomal subunit protein mS23 has translation MAGSRLETVGSVFTRTRDLIRAGVLKEKPLWFDIYNAFPPLRDPVFRRPRLRYGKAKSPTQDIFYHEDQIRAKFYSAYGSGPKAFDLFNPNFKSTCQRFVEKYIELQKLGETDEEKLFVKAGKALLAEGVILRRVEKARTQQEGSQVSRKSEPMGVKSQTALEENPPLKEVPQAQHLEAPGEESKGLSPP, from the exons ATGGCGGGCAGTCGGCTAGAAACCGTGGGGAGCGTTTTCACGCG GACGCGAGACCTGATTCGGGCTGGGGTGTTGAAGGAGAAACCCCTTTGGTTTGACATATATAACGCCTTCCCTCCGCTGCGGGACCCCGTCTTCCGAAGGCCTCGCTTGCGATATGGCAAAGCTAAATCTCCCACCCAGGACATCTTTTACCACGAGGATCAGATTAGAGC GAAATTTTATTCAGCCTATGGATCTGGTCCAAAAGCTTTTGATCTGTTCAACCCAAACTTCAAGTCTACCTGTCAACG GTTCGTGGAGAAGTACATTGAGCTACAGAAACTTggagaaacagatgaagagaagtTATTTGTGAAAGCAGGGAAGGCTTTGTTGGCAGAAGGTGTCATTTTAAGACGAGTAGAAAAAGCAAGGACT CAACAGGAAGGTAGTCAAGTTTCCCGGAAATCTGAACCCATGGGTGTCAAATCCCAAACTGCGTTGGAGGAGAACCCACCTCTGAAAGAAGTTCCACAGGCCCAGCATTTGGAGGCACCTGGAGAAGAATCGAAAGGCCTCTCACCTCCCTGA